A single region of the Desulfovibrio sp. ZJ209 genome encodes:
- a CDS encoding cytochrome c3 family protein, whose protein sequence is MRISLFLAVLALCAFGAVSAHATATPAVPEGPIEFKGSKKTVMFPHSAHAKVECVVCHHKVNGEANFQKCATSGCHDDLTAKKGEKSLYFVVHNKGADLRHQTCLACHTKVAEEKPDLKKELTGCSKSKCHP, encoded by the coding sequence ATGCGGATCAGCCTCTTCCTCGCCGTGCTGGCCCTCTGCGCCTTCGGCGCCGTGAGCGCCCACGCCACGGCCACGCCGGCGGTGCCCGAAGGCCCCATCGAGTTCAAGGGCTCCAAGAAGACCGTCATGTTCCCGCATTCGGCCCACGCCAAGGTGGAGTGCGTGGTCTGCCACCACAAGGTCAACGGCGAGGCCAACTTCCAGAAGTGCGCCACCTCGGGCTGCCATGACGACCTCACCGCCAAGAAGGGCGAAAAGAGCCTCTACTTCGTGGTCCACAACAAGGGCGCCGACCTGCGCCACCAGACCTGCCTCGCCTGCCACACCAAGGTCGCCGAGGAAAAGCCGGACCTGAAGAAGGAACTGACGGGCTGCTCCAAGTCCAAGTGCCATCCCTAG